From Estrella lausannensis:
CTCTTCTACATTGGTCTCCACTCCATCACCCAGGAGCTTCATCACAGAATAGTTATACTGAGCCACTTTGTGCCCGCGATCGGCGCATCTCTTATACACAGCGCACGCCTCCGGTTTATTAACGGCAGTTCCCTGTCCGTAATAGAAACACGCTGCAAGATTGATCTCTGCCACAGCATGTCCCTTTGCAGCCGCCCTTGTAAAAAGTTCATAGGCACGCGGTAAGTCTTTAGTGACATGTACTCCGCTGCGCAGCTCGCTGGCGAACTTATACTCTGCTTCGGGCTGCGTTAAAATTTCAGCGTTCTCCTCAATCAGCTTGAGTGCCGTGGCCGGATCGGCTTCGACCCCTATACCCTGCAAAAGGTACTGAGCATAGTTATAGCGCGCCTCGGGGTGGCCAAGGGCTGCCGCCACCCTCCAGCAATACGCCACTTCAGTATTCTTTGCGCCATCGGGATTTTTTTTGCGGAGGTTTGCACCGAATGAAAAACTACATGCGCCGCATCCAAGCTCCGCACCCCTCTTGTAGTAGCTTAAGGCGTCCTCTTGCCGGAATTTTAGGTCTGCAGGATATTTCAAACTCAAAAAAGCCAGAGCAGCTGCACTTCTTGCATACCCTTGCTGCAACAGATCTTCCAGGAAATCGACGACTACCTGCCTTTGCTCTTGCGTTATGGAACCCCCGAAGATCAATTTCTGTACGTCGTCCAAAGCAGCTCCATACATGTTTTCAAGAGCTTGCTGCCGCTTCAGTTTGGGTAATAAATCCTCTTTCTCCGCAGGATGCAGCAGGGTTTCATCCAGATTAAAGTATCCTTCTCTAAATGCAGGCAGCTTCAAAGCCCCGTCTTCAAGGCGGGCTTTTTTGGTCGCTTCCCCATTGCTCACCGTG
This genomic window contains:
- a CDS encoding tetratricopeptide repeat protein; translation: MNPFNFPYFQYPLFAPLNPGQGNPLQPAPIAPGPYLQPLFQQAIPPQMAMANPMAFNPLGNFPFQIPFNPLPAMQTVPQAIFDGQALPTAVAAEPMEQEDSKGLKRKLEDTVSNGEATKKARLEDGALKLPAFREGYFNLDETLLHPAEKEDLLPKLKRQQALENMYGAALDDVQKLIFGGSITQEQRQVVVDFLEDLLQQGYARSAAALAFLSLKYPADLKFRQEDALSYYKRGAELGCGACSFSFGANLRKKNPDGAKNTEVAYCWRVAAALGHPEARYNYAQYLLQGIGVEADPATALKLIEENAEILTQPEAEYKFASELRSGVHVTKDLPRAYELFTRAAAKGHAVAEINLAACFYYGQGTAVNKPEACAVYKRCADRGHKVAQYNYSVMKLLGDGVETNVEE